In a single window of the Streptomyces cinnabarinus genome:
- a CDS encoding PIG-L family deacetylase, which yields MQSSHDRPVVLLSPHLDDAVFGLWHVLDGPGSAEVVTVFAGIPDPGRVTPLDASHGAEESAAWMRRRRREDREALAVAGRDPRHLDLLDIQYVADRDPELAQAVAEDPDSFVRIVRDRIDLRDRVSQIAEALPPDALRDRLVHAPVGFGGHPDHRAVALYAVELAKAGAEVRLWGDSPYVVRHGLPTWLGGVHNPPADEIVAEGLAATVGDRYRLTVDTVRLTGAALERKLRATRCYRTEYPSIQADFGAAMEPDMLAYELVWSLRADDQPGRR from the coding sequence GTGCAGTCCTCCCACGATCGCCCAGTGGTGCTGCTGTCCCCCCATCTCGATGACGCGGTGTTCGGTCTGTGGCATGTGCTGGACGGTCCCGGGAGCGCGGAGGTCGTCACTGTCTTCGCCGGGATCCCCGACCCGGGCCGGGTCACCCCGCTGGACGCGTCGCATGGCGCCGAGGAGTCGGCCGCCTGGATGCGCCGACGCCGCCGCGAGGACCGCGAGGCCCTGGCCGTCGCCGGGCGGGATCCGCGCCATCTCGACCTACTGGACATCCAGTACGTCGCCGACCGCGACCCGGAGCTGGCCCAGGCCGTCGCCGAGGATCCGGACTCCTTCGTGCGCATCGTGCGCGACCGGATCGACCTGAGGGACCGAGTGTCGCAGATCGCGGAGGCACTGCCGCCGGACGCGCTGCGGGACCGGCTCGTCCATGCGCCGGTCGGCTTCGGCGGCCACCCGGACCACCGTGCCGTGGCGTTGTACGCGGTCGAGTTGGCGAAGGCGGGGGCGGAGGTGAGGCTGTGGGGCGACAGCCCGTATGTCGTCCGCCACGGGCTGCCCACCTGGCTGGGCGGCGTGCACAATCCGCCGGCCGACGAGATCGTCGCCGAGGGGCTCGCCGCCACCGTGGGCGACCGGTACCGGCTGACGGTCGACACGGTTCGGCTGACCGGGGCGGCGCTGGAGCGCAAACTGCGGGCGACGCGTTGCTATCGCACCGAGTACCCCTCGATCCAGGCCGACTTCGGGGCGGCCATGGAGCCGGACATGCTGGCGTACGAACTGGTCTGGTCGCTCCGGGCCGACGACCAGCCGGGCCGCCGGTAA
- a CDS encoding glycosyltransferase family 4 protein: MVHDYPPLSGGGLALAALDLAALLADRYEFRIVSARSRDHFADDRGRLRAASTWLCASPWRLLRWAPDADLVVVHWTFSFRWLSTLAAAVVPLTGCPTVLIIHTAPEHARHNRLRVLPDWVRRLLLGLAARLTRRHSCVAALSHAHALELRDAGIRPTHVLPLPVRPADGPGVHRARGPVGVVGFAGELSVLKGADLLPGLMAALTPRWRMRIAGAGPLSGAVLKAVDALPSARRQRVCLLGAVAPEHMPSFYRSVDFLLVVSRTESQCRVALEAMLAGVVVLAGRAGGLTDIVVDGKTGFLVDPARPAELRALLDRLSADRAVLDRVRRTARASALAAFEASRADWSRLLMELVPSGAGRENLPYRRLSHKRHQTLP; encoded by the coding sequence ATGGTGCACGACTATCCGCCACTGTCCGGCGGTGGTCTGGCGCTGGCCGCACTCGATCTGGCGGCGCTCCTGGCGGACCGCTACGAGTTCCGGATCGTCTCCGCACGCTCCCGCGACCACTTCGCGGACGACCGGGGACGGCTGCGCGCCGCTTCGACCTGGCTGTGCGCGTCGCCGTGGCGGCTGCTGCGCTGGGCGCCGGACGCCGATCTCGTCGTCGTCCACTGGACCTTCTCGTTCCGCTGGCTGTCCACCCTGGCCGCGGCCGTCGTCCCGCTCACCGGATGCCCCACGGTCCTGATCATCCACACCGCCCCCGAGCATGCCCGCCACAACCGTCTGCGCGTGCTGCCGGACTGGGTACGTCGCCTTCTGCTGGGCCTGGCCGCTCGGTTGACGCGCCGTCACAGCTGTGTGGCGGCCCTGAGCCACGCGCACGCCCTCGAACTGCGGGACGCGGGCATACGACCGACGCATGTCCTGCCCCTTCCGGTGCGACCGGCCGACGGTCCGGGCGTCCACCGGGCGAGGGGTCCGGTCGGAGTCGTCGGCTTCGCGGGTGAGTTGTCGGTGCTGAAGGGGGCGGATCTGCTGCCCGGGCTGATGGCGGCACTGACGCCTCGCTGGCGGATGCGGATCGCCGGGGCAGGTCCGCTGTCGGGAGCCGTGCTGAAGGCCGTGGACGCGCTGCCGTCCGCGCGGCGCCAACGCGTGTGCCTGTTGGGCGCGGTGGCCCCTGAACACATGCCGTCGTTCTACCGGTCCGTCGACTTCCTGCTCGTTGTCTCGCGGACCGAGTCGCAGTGCCGGGTCGCTCTGGAGGCCATGCTGGCGGGCGTTGTCGTGCTCGCCGGACGGGCGGGCGGCCTCACCGACATCGTCGTGGACGGGAAGACGGGGTTCCTGGTCGATCCGGCACGGCCGGCGGAACTGCGCGCGCTGCTGGACCGGCTGTCGGCCGACCGGGCGGTGCTGGACCGGGTCCGGCGCACGGCTCGGGCCTCGGCGCTGGCCGCGTTCGAGGCCAGCCGCGCCGATTGGAGCCGCCTGCTGATGGAGCTGGTCCCGTCCGGCGCGGGCCGGGAGAACCTTCCGTACCGTCGACTTTCACACAAGCGCCACCAGACCCTTCCCTGA
- a CDS encoding phosphocholine-specific phospholipase C → MPDVNRRRFLQVAGATSAFTALSSSIQRAAAIPANHRTGSIRDVEHIVVLMQENRSFDHYFGKLRGVRGFGDPHPVRLDSGKSVWHQSDGTKDLLPFHPTADDLGMQFLEGLPHGWTDGQQAYNGGKYDKWVPAKGTTTMAYLTREDIPFHYALADAFTVCDAYHCSFIGSTDPNRYYMWSGYTGNDGQGGGPVLGNDELGYGWTTYPERLEEAGVSWKIYQDIGDGLDAAGSWGWIADAYRGNYGDNSLLYFNKYRNAQPGEPWYDKARTGTDVKNGDGYFDRLRADVKAGTLPQISWIASPEAFSEHSNWPSNYGAWYIAQVLDALTSNPEVWSKTALFITYDENDGFFDHLVPPLPPKDASRGKSTVDVALDLYPGDSRRPAGAYGLGPRVPMLVVSPWSKGGYVCSETLDHTSILQFMERRFGVRETNISPWRRTVCGDLTSAFDFSRKDSRPAALPETDEYEPQDRERHPDYRPTPPADPDMPRQERGLRPARPLKYAPYVDGSVDAAAGKFTLAFASGAHAGAAFLVTSGSRADGPWTYTTEAGKNIADTWNSAYSNGSYDLTVHGPNGFLRVFKGPNKAAGPEVTARHTGDDVRLTFTNKGEASVRLKVSNGYGGRARTFTVRPGATVRHTVGLAASRRWYDLTVTSDADPAFLRRFAGHVENGRPGVSDPAIVVG, encoded by the coding sequence ATGCCCGATGTCAACCGGCGTAGATTCCTCCAAGTCGCGGGCGCCACCTCGGCGTTCACCGCGCTTTCCAGCAGCATCCAGCGTGCCGCCGCCATCCCGGCGAACCACCGCACCGGTTCGATCCGGGACGTCGAGCACATCGTCGTCCTGATGCAGGAGAACCGTTCGTTCGACCACTACTTCGGCAAGCTGAGAGGCGTCCGCGGCTTTGGTGACCCGCACCCGGTGCGGCTGGACAGCGGCAAGTCGGTCTGGCACCAGTCCGACGGCACCAAGGACCTGCTGCCCTTCCACCCCACCGCCGACGACCTCGGCATGCAGTTCCTGGAGGGGCTGCCGCACGGCTGGACCGACGGCCAGCAGGCGTACAACGGCGGCAAGTACGACAAGTGGGTCCCGGCGAAGGGCACCACGACGATGGCGTACCTGACCCGCGAGGACATCCCGTTCCACTACGCCCTCGCCGACGCCTTCACCGTCTGCGACGCCTACCACTGCTCGTTCATCGGCTCCACCGACCCCAACCGCTACTACATGTGGTCGGGTTACACCGGGAACGACGGCCAGGGTGGCGGGCCCGTGCTCGGCAACGACGAGCTGGGGTACGGGTGGACCACCTATCCGGAGCGACTCGAAGAGGCCGGGGTCTCTTGGAAGATCTATCAGGACATCGGCGACGGCCTTGACGCCGCCGGCTCCTGGGGCTGGATCGCCGACGCCTACCGCGGCAACTACGGCGACAACTCCCTGCTGTACTTCAACAAGTACCGCAACGCCCAGCCCGGCGAGCCCTGGTACGACAAGGCCCGCACCGGCACCGACGTCAAGAACGGCGACGGCTACTTCGACCGGCTCCGGGCCGACGTCAAGGCCGGGACGCTGCCGCAGATCTCCTGGATAGCCTCCCCCGAGGCCTTCTCCGAGCACTCCAACTGGCCCTCCAACTACGGTGCCTGGTACATCGCCCAGGTCCTGGACGCGCTCACCTCCAACCCGGAGGTCTGGTCGAAGACGGCCCTGTTCATCACGTACGACGAGAACGACGGCTTCTTCGACCACCTGGTGCCGCCGCTGCCGCCGAAGGACGCCTCCCGGGGCAAGTCCACCGTCGATGTCGCGCTCGACCTCTACCCCGGTGACAGCCGGCGCCCGGCCGGCGCCTACGGCCTCGGCCCGCGCGTGCCGATGCTGGTCGTCTCGCCGTGGAGCAAGGGCGGTTACGTCTGCTCCGAGACCCTCGACCACACGTCGATCCTCCAGTTCATGGAGCGCCGGTTCGGGGTGCGGGAGACCAACATCTCCCCGTGGCGCCGTACCGTCTGCGGCGATCTCACCTCGGCCTTCGACTTCTCCCGCAAGGACAGCCGCCCGGCCGCCCTGCCGGAGACGGACGAGTACGAGCCGCAGGACCGCGAGCGGCACCCCGACTACAGGCCGACGCCGCCCGCCGACCCGGACATGCCCCGCCAGGAGCGCGGTCTGCGCCCCGCCCGCCCGCTGAAGTACGCCCCGTACGTGGATGGCTCGGTGGACGCGGCGGCCGGTAAGTTCACGCTGGCCTTCGCCTCCGGCGCCCACGCGGGCGCCGCCTTCCTGGTGACCTCCGGCAGCCGCGCCGACGGACCGTGGACGTACACCACCGAGGCCGGCAAGAACATCGCCGACACCTGGAACTCGGCGTACTCGAACGGCTCGTACGACCTCACCGTGCACGGGCCCAACGGCTTCCTGCGCGTCTTCAAGGGCCCGAACAAGGCCGCCGGGCCCGAGGTCACCGCCCGGCACACCGGCGACGACGTGCGGCTCACCTTCACCAACAAGGGGGAGGCGAGCGTCCGGCTGAAGGTCAGCAATGGGTACGGCGGTCGGGCTCGGACCTTCACCGTGCGGCCCGGCGCCACCGTCCGGCACACCGTCGGCCTCGCGGCGAGCCGCCGCTGGTACGACCTGACCGTCACCTCCGACGCCGACCCGGCCTTCCTGCGCAGGTTCGCCGGACACGTCGAGAACGGTCGTCCCGGGGTCAGCGACCCGGCGATCGTCGTCGGCTAG